The following are encoded in a window of SAR324 cluster bacterium genomic DNA:
- the typA gene encoding translational GTPase TypA, whose protein sequence is MITRNEKLRNIAIIAHVDHGKTTLVDQIFKQSGTFRDNQEVNERVMDNMDLERERGITISAKNCSVWWNDIKINILDTPGHADFGGEVERALRMVDGAILLVDASEGPLPQTRFVLKKALELNLSLITIINKVDRKDARIQEVLDEVYDLFIDLDAREDQIDFPVLYAIGRDGMAKHRMEDDSNNLIPLFETICQRIPPPSYDSEAPFQMLVSDLGYSEYLGRLAIGRVINGHIHKNESMVCISEKKQISLRVSKLQTYEGIKMAEVEDVQPGDILILSGIEDIHIGDTVCTAEQPKALPRITVDKPTVSMRFTINTSPFAGREGKYTQITRIRDRLHKETLKNVSLEIEETENAEAFLVKGRGELQMAILIETMRREGYELTVGRPEVIYRKENGQILEPIEEVYIDCDDAYLGVITEKLAFRKGRMVNLVNHGTGRIRAQFNIPARGLIGFRNEFLTDTRGTGLLNTMFVGYEPFRGNFTTRIAGSIISDRQGEAIAYALFNLEPRGILFVTPGELVYEGMIIGEHNRDSDLNVNPCKGKKLTNMRATGKDEHVILTPVLPITLEWAIEFIKEDEMVEVTPKNIRLRKRILPITERQSAAARMKKATD, encoded by the coding sequence ATGATCACCCGAAATGAAAAATTAAGAAATATCGCAATCATTGCCCACGTAGACCATGGAAAAACCACACTGGTCGACCAGATATTCAAACAAAGTGGTACCTTTCGAGACAACCAGGAAGTCAATGAACGTGTGATGGATAATATGGATCTGGAACGGGAACGGGGCATTACTATTTCCGCAAAGAACTGTTCGGTCTGGTGGAATGATATTAAAATCAATATTCTGGATACTCCCGGGCATGCGGATTTCGGTGGAGAAGTGGAACGTGCTCTCCGTATGGTAGACGGCGCTATTTTGTTGGTTGATGCTTCAGAAGGACCGTTACCCCAGACTCGATTTGTTCTGAAAAAAGCCTTGGAACTCAATTTGAGTCTGATCACGATCATAAATAAGGTTGATCGGAAAGATGCCAGAATTCAGGAAGTCCTGGATGAAGTTTATGATTTGTTTATTGATCTCGATGCACGTGAAGATCAGATTGATTTCCCTGTCCTCTATGCCATAGGACGCGATGGCATGGCCAAACACCGGATGGAAGATGACTCAAATAATTTGATCCCGCTCTTTGAAACCATTTGCCAGAGGATTCCTCCGCCCTCCTATGATTCAGAGGCACCATTCCAGATGTTGGTATCCGATTTGGGTTATTCTGAATATTTGGGCCGATTGGCTATCGGTCGGGTAATCAATGGACACATCCATAAAAATGAATCCATGGTGTGCATTTCAGAAAAAAAACAGATCTCTTTGAGAGTGTCGAAATTACAAACATATGAAGGTATTAAAATGGCTGAGGTCGAAGACGTTCAACCTGGAGACATTTTAATTTTATCCGGGATTGAAGATATTCATATCGGCGACACCGTTTGTACGGCAGAACAACCAAAAGCGTTGCCACGAATCACAGTTGACAAGCCAACTGTTTCCATGAGGTTTACCATCAATACGTCGCCATTTGCAGGTCGTGAAGGCAAATATACCCAAATCACCCGCATCAGGGATCGACTTCATAAAGAAACCCTCAAGAATGTGTCACTGGAAATTGAAGAAACGGAAAACGCGGAAGCCTTTCTGGTAAAAGGGCGTGGTGAACTGCAAATGGCTATTCTGATCGAAACCATGCGTCGTGAAGGTTATGAACTGACTGTCGGACGTCCTGAGGTGATTTATCGAAAAGAAAATGGACAAATACTAGAGCCTATTGAAGAAGTATATATTGATTGTGATGATGCCTATCTCGGGGTTATTACCGAAAAATTGGCTTTCCGCAAAGGACGCATGGTAAATCTGGTCAATCATGGCACAGGACGCATCCGGGCTCAGTTTAATATTCCCGCCAGAGGATTGATTGGATTTAGAAATGAATTTCTGACAGATACCCGAGGTACTGGCTTGTTGAATACCATGTTTGTCGGATATGAACCATTTCGAGGGAATTTTACCACCAGGATTGCTGGCTCTATCATTTCAGACCGTCAGGGCGAGGCGATTGCCTATGCGTTATTCAATCTGGAGCCACGGGGAATTCTGTTTGTGACACCGGGTGAGCTTGTGTATGAGGGCATGATTATTGGAGAGCATAACCGCGATTCAGATTTGAATGTCAATCCTTGCAAAGGCAAAAAACTCACCAACATGCGAGCCACTGGAAAAGATGAACATGTGATTCTGACCCCTGTGCTGCCCATAACGCTGGAATGGGCGATTGAATTCATCAAGGAAGACGAAATGGTTGAAGTCACGCCTAAAAACATTCGTCTACGGAAGAGGATTCTTCCTATTACGGAGCGGCAAAGTGCGGCAGCCCGAATGAAAAAAGCGACAGACTGA
- a CDS encoding cytochrome c3 family protein, protein MSKKNFVILFVFLCLSPAVLWAEDLKGESHKCMECHEKIEKISAVHEDVACLECHLDGDTDHDEDTPLEPANCEECHEDEVTQTQTDIHRRMASFTDEDIPNCATCHNAHDIELNEEVEDHFENYCSSCHENMMLTQNYHSLPYIPDEKCTECHDKKDYHAELADTPHSKLACVDCHIYITENLKEHEKDLTFLQKSNCDMCHKNAALEHKDSVHGISLMEGIGDAALCTSCHGVHKILDVKNPESPVSPNHLARTCSKCHEDPAIIQRYSLSKACCKNYDQSIHGMLMAKADLNDKGELKAPTCVKCHGVHDIKNRVQPGSSIASVNVPDTCGECHQKITEEYQASIHWIRAKKGDRHAPVCNDCHNEHEIQELNTASRGAEVKKIQEETCINCHKNPQLLSRYGLNSTAVQYQDSYHGLATTRGDKSAAYCIDCHNPHKILPKEHKDSSVSPMNVTQTCQNCHKDATVEFSRNYSHKTESPASETLEYWVRQLYVSMIFVVIGGMLLHNMIIFIHEIREKRKRDKLKIRIARFNRNEIIQHLLLVLSFFVLVFTGFTLKFPENWIFQWFGLAEPIRKEVHRIAGVVMLLLGFYHIAYMLFTPRGRQGLRQLLPLVSDMTDFLNNMLYYLHLKKKPPEYGNFDYMEKAEYWALIWGTMIMGLTGIILWNPTLFSQWIPYSWVIKISEIVHFYEAILATLAIVVWHFFFVMLHPKEYPVSFTMVDGQMSLEHYKHHHTKHFRLMILEAVQYSQGKIDEKQLSYLTQSFINSMNEQHQSLAELLQKELEKDQNLKDWIEQHLTA, encoded by the coding sequence GTGTCCAAGAAAAATTTTGTGATCCTGTTTGTGTTTTTGTGTTTGTCTCCAGCCGTCCTTTGGGCAGAAGATCTGAAGGGGGAATCTCATAAATGCATGGAATGTCATGAAAAAATTGAGAAGATTTCGGCGGTTCATGAAGATGTTGCTTGTCTGGAATGTCACTTGGATGGTGACACGGACCACGATGAAGATACCCCTCTGGAACCTGCGAATTGTGAGGAATGTCATGAAGATGAGGTGACACAAACCCAGACTGACATTCATCGGCGCATGGCTTCTTTTACGGATGAAGATATTCCTAACTGCGCTACGTGCCATAACGCACATGACATTGAGCTCAACGAAGAGGTAGAGGATCATTTCGAGAATTACTGCTCGTCCTGTCACGAGAATATGATGTTGACGCAGAACTATCATTCGTTGCCCTATATTCCTGATGAGAAATGTACTGAGTGCCATGACAAAAAGGATTATCATGCCGAGTTGGCAGATACACCACACAGTAAATTAGCCTGTGTGGATTGTCATATCTATATCACTGAAAATCTGAAGGAACATGAAAAGGATCTGACCTTTTTACAAAAATCCAACTGTGATATGTGCCACAAAAATGCCGCGCTGGAACATAAAGACAGTGTTCATGGAATTTCATTGATGGAGGGCATCGGTGATGCTGCTCTCTGCACCAGTTGCCATGGTGTCCATAAAATTCTGGATGTAAAGAATCCTGAAAGCCCTGTTTCGCCAAATCATCTTGCCCGGACTTGCAGCAAATGCCATGAGGATCCCGCTATCATTCAACGCTATTCGCTGTCCAAAGCATGCTGTAAAAACTATGACCAATCGATCCACGGCATGTTGATGGCAAAAGCGGATCTGAATGACAAAGGCGAGTTGAAAGCACCTACCTGTGTGAAATGTCATGGTGTCCATGATATCAAAAACCGCGTTCAACCAGGTTCTTCAATTGCCAGCGTTAATGTTCCCGATACTTGCGGGGAATGTCATCAGAAAATTACGGAAGAGTATCAGGCCTCGATTCACTGGATCAGAGCAAAAAAAGGAGACCGTCATGCTCCAGTCTGTAATGATTGCCACAATGAGCACGAGATACAGGAACTCAATACCGCTTCACGAGGGGCGGAAGTGAAAAAAATTCAGGAAGAGACCTGTATCAACTGTCATAAAAATCCGCAACTGTTGTCAAGATATGGGCTCAACAGTACCGCTGTTCAATATCAGGACAGTTACCATGGCTTGGCCACAACACGAGGCGACAAATCCGCGGCTTATTGTATTGATTGCCACAATCCACATAAAATTTTACCCAAAGAGCATAAGGATTCCAGTGTCAGTCCTATGAATGTCACGCAGACATGTCAAAATTGCCACAAGGACGCCACCGTGGAATTTTCCAGAAATTATTCTCACAAAACTGAATCACCGGCCTCGGAGACACTTGAATACTGGGTGAGGCAACTCTATGTTTCGATGATCTTTGTGGTCATTGGCGGGATGCTGTTGCACAATATGATTATTTTTATTCATGAAATCAGAGAAAAACGCAAACGGGACAAACTCAAAATTAGAATTGCCCGTTTTAATCGAAATGAAATTATTCAGCATCTGCTCCTGGTGCTGTCTTTCTTTGTCCTGGTCTTCACCGGGTTTACACTGAAATTTCCAGAAAACTGGATCTTTCAATGGTTTGGGTTGGCTGAACCGATTCGCAAGGAGGTACACCGCATTGCGGGTGTCGTCATGCTCTTGCTGGGATTTTACCATATTGCTTATATGCTGTTTACACCACGCGGAAGACAAGGACTTCGTCAGTTGCTCCCCCTTGTGAGTGATATGACCGATTTTCTGAATAATATGTTGTATTACTTGCATTTGAAAAAGAAACCGCCGGAGTATGGCAACTTTGATTATATGGAAAAAGCAGAATATTGGGCACTCATTTGGGGAACGATGATCATGGGATTGACCGGTATCATTCTGTGGAATCCGACCTTGTTCAGCCAATGGATTCCCTATTCATGGGTCATAAAAATCAGCGAAATTGTTCATTTCTATGAAGCGATTCTGGCAACACTGGCCATTGTGGTGTGGCATTTCTTTTTTGTCATGCTGCATCCCAAGGAATATCCAGTTAGTTTCACTATGGTGGATGGGCAGATGTCGCTTGAGCATTACAAACATCATCATACCAAGCATTTTCGTCTGATGATCCTGGAAGCCGTCCAATATTCACAAGGAAAGATTGATGAAAAGCAACTTTCCTATTTGACGCAATCATTCATCAACAGCATGAATGAACAGCATCAATCCCTGGCGGAACTTCTGCAGAAAGAACTGGAGAAGGACCAGAATCTGAAAGACTGGATAGAACAGCATCTGACAGCCTAA
- a CDS encoding cytochrome b/b6 domain-containing protein has protein sequence MKYCKFIVSVGIILLMLSSTVWASDNQVCLDCHEGDDSDVFLLPFERPAAAAMNKEKTDDEEAPEIILSKFTESVHGKKQCIDCHTDATEDHEENDEPLKKVDCAECHKKELVKFKESVHGEAALKRKDRFAPTCYSCHGNHYTLPSTSPRSSTYVMNIPATCGNCHKEGTPMTESHEFEQSNVFENYSMSLHGTGLFKRGLTITAVCTNCHGTHDIMNHKDPKSKIGKKNIVATCLQCHGQIEKVHDKIIKGQLWEHEPGKIPVCVECHSPHKVRNVVYEDPITDKTCLSCHSDPNLQMTRSGRTISLYTDESQLKKSVHFEQSCVKCHFDVNPARDPVCKESKSVDCSVCHAEPVKNYSEGIHGKLLADKDKDAPYCTDCHGTHGVLSKHNPNSPTFPEKVPELCGGCHKMGQKAANRNHSTETDILGNYTASIHGKGLFESGLLVTATCQSCHTSHKELPADDPQSTVNPKNVAATCANCHYRINERLKDSVHSPDVTKTDAQLPTCNDCHSSHTIKRTNLDDFRLGIMNECGQCHEALTKSYLESYHGKVSKLGIGRAAKCNDCHGSHNMYPKSDPRSTLHRDNIVVTCQKCHPHANENFASYLPHATHDDKEKHPELYYSYWFMTILLGGTMIFFGLHTLLWGIRSVIHGATHRRRKEDHDPKMKGKFVRRFKPIQMVLHLLIIISFLSLAVTGMTLKFYDIPFFASISHMLGGPITTGIIHRIGAFITLIYAAIHLYMIIRGFIRREFTVKGLLKEEYTMVPLMRDLREMKANILWFIGLGKKPEFGHWTYWEKFDYLAVFWGIAVIGSTGLVLWFPEVATILLPGWMINVATIIHSDEALLASAFIFTIHFFNSHFRPGKFPMDPVIFTGVVPLEEFIEERPREYQQMVEKGELDKNITGSLPKWYLNMAHVAGLTFLTIGIVTVIAIIYSLLH, from the coding sequence ATGAAATACTGTAAATTTATTGTAAGTGTTGGAATTATACTGTTGATGCTGTCATCAACGGTGTGGGCTTCAGACAACCAGGTCTGCCTTGACTGTCATGAAGGTGATGACTCCGATGTTTTTCTCCTGCCCTTTGAACGACCTGCCGCGGCGGCAATGAACAAAGAGAAGACCGATGATGAAGAAGCACCTGAAATTATTCTCTCAAAATTCACCGAATCGGTTCATGGCAAAAAACAATGTATCGATTGCCATACAGACGCCACCGAAGATCATGAGGAAAATGATGAACCGCTGAAAAAAGTGGATTGTGCGGAATGTCATAAAAAAGAACTGGTAAAATTTAAAGAGAGTGTTCATGGCGAAGCGGCACTCAAACGCAAAGATCGATTCGCACCAACCTGTTATTCTTGTCACGGAAATCATTACACCCTTCCCAGCACCTCTCCACGATCATCAACCTATGTCATGAACATTCCAGCGACGTGTGGAAACTGTCACAAGGAAGGGACTCCCATGACAGAATCGCATGAGTTTGAACAAAGCAACGTGTTCGAAAATTACTCCATGTCACTTCATGGGACGGGATTGTTCAAACGTGGATTAACGATTACAGCGGTTTGTACCAATTGTCATGGCACCCATGACATCATGAATCACAAGGATCCCAAATCGAAAATCGGTAAAAAGAACATTGTCGCGACCTGCCTGCAATGTCATGGACAGATTGAAAAGGTTCACGACAAGATTATTAAGGGACAACTATGGGAACATGAACCTGGCAAAATTCCAGTGTGTGTGGAGTGCCATTCGCCTCACAAAGTCCGTAATGTTGTCTATGAAGATCCCATTACTGATAAAACATGTCTGTCCTGTCACTCCGATCCTAACCTTCAAATGACTAGAAGTGGTCGGACTATATCTCTGTATACCGATGAATCCCAGTTAAAGAAATCCGTCCATTTCGAGCAGTCGTGTGTGAAGTGCCATTTCGATGTCAATCCTGCCCGTGATCCGGTCTGCAAAGAATCAAAATCTGTGGATTGTTCCGTTTGTCATGCTGAACCTGTGAAGAATTATTCTGAAGGAATTCACGGAAAGCTTTTGGCAGATAAGGATAAGGATGCCCCCTATTGTACCGACTGTCATGGTACTCATGGGGTTCTATCGAAACATAACCCGAATTCACCCACTTTTCCCGAGAAGGTTCCTGAATTATGTGGTGGATGTCATAAGATGGGACAAAAGGCCGCTAATAGAAATCATTCCACTGAGACAGATATACTTGGAAACTACACGGCCAGTATTCACGGAAAGGGATTGTTTGAAAGCGGGCTGCTCGTAACAGCTACGTGTCAGAGTTGTCATACTTCCCACAAAGAACTTCCGGCGGATGATCCTCAATCGACGGTTAATCCGAAAAACGTGGCTGCAACTTGCGCGAATTGCCATTACAGAATCAATGAACGACTCAAGGATAGTGTGCATAGTCCGGATGTCACTAAAACAGACGCCCAATTGCCTACCTGCAATGACTGTCACTCTTCACATACGATCAAGCGAACGAATCTTGATGATTTCAGGCTTGGAATCATGAATGAATGTGGTCAGTGTCATGAAGCTCTGACAAAGAGTTATCTGGAATCTTATCATGGCAAAGTTTCAAAACTGGGAATCGGGAGAGCCGCCAAATGTAATGATTGTCACGGTTCCCATAACATGTATCCGAAGTCAGATCCGCGTTCAACGCTTCATCGTGATAATATCGTGGTAACTTGTCAGAAATGTCATCCACACGCTAACGAAAATTTTGCCAGTTATCTCCCTCACGCAACCCATGATGATAAGGAAAAACATCCGGAACTCTATTATTCCTATTGGTTTATGACGATTCTTCTGGGTGGAACAATGATCTTCTTTGGTCTCCATACCTTGCTTTGGGGAATTCGGTCAGTAATTCATGGCGCAACACATCGTCGAAGAAAAGAAGACCACGATCCAAAAATGAAAGGGAAATTCGTTCGTAGATTCAAACCAATACAAATGGTGCTGCATTTATTAATAATCATCAGTTTCCTGAGTCTCGCAGTCACAGGAATGACGTTGAAATTTTATGATATCCCGTTTTTCGCAAGTATATCACACATGCTTGGCGGACCAATTACGACTGGGATCATTCACAGAATCGGAGCCTTCATCACTCTGATCTACGCGGCTATCCATCTGTATATGATTATCAGAGGTTTTATTCGCCGTGAATTTACCGTGAAAGGTCTTCTCAAAGAGGAATACACGATGGTGCCGTTGATGCGTGACTTGCGAGAGATGAAAGCAAACATCCTCTGGTTCATTGGCCTCGGCAAGAAACCAGAGTTTGGGCATTGGACCTATTGGGAAAAATTTGATTACCTTGCCGTATTCTGGGGAATCGCCGTCATTGGTTCAACCGGTTTGGTATTGTGGTTTCCAGAAGTGGCAACCATCCTTCTTCCTGGCTGGATGATCAATGTCGCGACGATCATTCACAGTGATGAAGCGTTACTCGCCAGTGCGTTTATATTCACCATTCATTTCTTTAACTCCCATTTCCGACCAGGAAAATTCCCAATGGATCCTGTTATTTTTACAGGAGTTGTGCCTCTGGAAGAGTTTATAGAGGAACGTCCACGTGAATACCAACAAATGGTTGAAAAGGGTGAACTGGATAAAAATATCACTGGCTCATTGCCAAAATGGTATTTAAATATGGCCCATGTTGCGGGGCTTACGTTCCTGACAATCGGCATTGTTACGGTTATAGCTATTATCTATTCTTTGTTGCATTGA
- a CDS encoding adenylosuccinate lyase, with translation MSSAKPVIPDILASRYASPQMCHIWSQEGRVLLERELWIAVMKAQKSLGIDIPQEAIEAYERVKHDIRIDRINERERVLRHDVKSRIEEFCELAGYEHIHKGMTSRDLTDNVEQLQVFRSLEIIRVKYIAALGMLAEWSKKTRDLMMVGRTHNVPAQPITLGKRLAMFGEEMLVAFRQLESLMAQYPLRGIQGAVGSQLDQRILLQDNETALRQLESDIRKHLGFQNSFNAVGQVYPRSLDEATVHGLFHLSSGISSFAKTLRLMAGQSLATEGFQKGQVGSSAMPHKMNSRSSERINGFHSILNGYVNMLMGLSGDQWNEGDVSCSVVRRVALPGAMFAMDGELETFMTILKEMGFYEQVIAQELAYHLPFLATTSILMACVQKGCGRELAHEAIKENAIAVVDALRRGEMTHNPLPERLANDPRLPLSLGEIQAILNNPRNFVASSSQQVMHFADQVEQLMNQYPHARNYTPQPII, from the coding sequence ATGTCTTCTGCCAAACCTGTGATTCCTGATATTCTTGCTTCTCGTTATGCCAGTCCTCAAATGTGCCACATCTGGTCACAGGAAGGTCGTGTTTTGCTGGAACGGGAGCTCTGGATCGCGGTGATGAAAGCTCAGAAATCGTTGGGAATTGATATTCCACAGGAAGCCATTGAGGCCTATGAACGGGTGAAGCATGACATTCGTATTGACCGGATCAACGAACGAGAACGAGTTCTGCGGCATGATGTCAAATCCCGGATTGAAGAATTTTGTGAATTGGCGGGATATGAGCACATTCACAAAGGCATGACGAGCCGTGATTTGACCGATAATGTGGAGCAGTTGCAGGTTTTCCGGTCTCTTGAAATTATCCGTGTCAAATATATTGCGGCGTTGGGAATGCTGGCAGAGTGGAGCAAGAAAACCCGTGACCTGATGATGGTGGGACGCACCCACAATGTACCAGCTCAACCCATCACCCTGGGGAAACGGCTGGCGATGTTCGGTGAGGAAATGCTGGTGGCCTTTCGGCAACTGGAAAGCCTGATGGCCCAGTATCCGTTAAGAGGCATCCAGGGTGCGGTGGGTTCCCAACTGGACCAGCGCATTCTGCTTCAGGATAATGAAACAGCCTTGCGCCAGTTGGAATCGGATATTCGCAAGCATCTGGGATTTCAGAACAGTTTTAACGCGGTTGGGCAGGTTTATCCACGCAGTCTGGATGAAGCAACGGTTCACGGTTTGTTTCATCTCAGTAGCGGAATTTCCAGTTTTGCAAAAACACTCAGGTTGATGGCCGGGCAAAGTCTGGCTACCGAAGGGTTCCAGAAAGGTCAGGTGGGATCTTCCGCCATGCCGCATAAAATGAATTCACGCAGTTCTGAACGCATCAATGGTTTCCACAGTATTTTGAATGGTTATGTCAACATGCTGATGGGGCTGAGTGGCGATCAATGGAACGAAGGCGATGTTTCCTGTTCTGTGGTACGTCGGGTCGCGCTCCCCGGGGCCATGTTTGCGATGGATGGAGAGTTGGAAACATTCATGACCATTCTCAAGGAAATGGGTTTTTATGAACAGGTCATTGCCCAGGAACTGGCCTATCATTTGCCATTTCTGGCCACAACATCTATTTTGATGGCCTGCGTGCAGAAAGGATGCGGACGCGAATTAGCGCATGAAGCCATCAAAGAAAACGCGATTGCGGTGGTTGATGCCCTGCGACGCGGTGAAATGACGCATAATCCTTTGCCGGAACGCCTGGCAAATGACCCGCGACTTCCGCTATCGCTGGGTGAAATTCAGGCTATTTTGAATAATCCCCGGAATTTTGTAGCTTCCTCTTCTCAACAGGTCATGCACTTTGCTGATCAGGTTGAACAATTGATGAATCAATACCCCCACGCCCGCAATTATACCCCACAGCCTATCATTTGA
- the trpS gene encoding tryptophan--tRNA ligase, whose protein sequence is MKRHRALTGIKPTGNPHLGNYLGMLKPALKLQQSHEAFYFIADYHALTSLHDPVKMKAHTYELVAVFTALGMDIDTHVLFRQSDVPEVTELTWLLSCVTSMGLLERSHAYKDSIANNKEATHGLFSYPVLMAADILLYESQLVPVGKDQKQHLEITRDIALRFNHIFGETFVIPEPLIEDNVATIPGLDGRKMSKSYDNTIPLFSTEKQLRKTVMKIVTDSKSVEEPKDPETCNVFGLFKLFADKSEQEALAQRYRNGNMGYGEAKQACFEVINRELGPARDIYFNLINNQSRLDGILEQGRDKARQVARIVLDRARNRVGF, encoded by the coding sequence ATGAAACGTCACCGTGCGCTCACGGGCATCAAACCCACAGGTAATCCTCATCTGGGGAATTACCTGGGTATGCTCAAGCCCGCTCTCAAACTCCAACAATCCCACGAAGCTTTTTATTTCATCGCAGATTACCATGCGCTGACAAGTTTGCATGATCCAGTCAAGATGAAGGCTCACACCTATGAACTGGTGGCGGTTTTCACCGCATTGGGAATGGACATTGACACGCATGTACTTTTTCGTCAGTCGGATGTGCCGGAAGTGACGGAACTGACCTGGTTGCTGTCTTGTGTGACGTCGATGGGGTTGCTGGAACGATCCCATGCCTATAAAGATTCGATTGCCAACAACAAAGAAGCAACACATGGCCTGTTTTCTTATCCGGTATTGATGGCCGCAGATATTCTTCTGTATGAGTCACAACTGGTGCCTGTGGGAAAAGACCAGAAACAGCATCTGGAAATCACGCGTGATATTGCCCTGCGTTTCAATCATATTTTCGGCGAAACCTTTGTGATCCCTGAACCGCTGATTGAAGACAATGTCGCCACGATTCCCGGCCTGGATGGCCGCAAGATGAGCAAATCATACGACAACACGATTCCTCTGTTTTCCACAGAAAAACAATTACGGAAAACGGTCATGAAAATTGTGACCGATTCAAAATCAGTCGAAGAACCCAAAGATCCTGAAACCTGTAATGTGTTTGGCCTGTTCAAACTGTTTGCTGATAAATCAGAACAGGAAGCGCTCGCACAACGCTATCGCAACGGCAACATGGGATACGGCGAAGCCAAACAGGCTTGTTTTGAAGTCATCAATCGGGAGTTGGGACCGGCCCGTGATATTTATTTCAATTTAATCAACAACCAGTCGCGTCTGGACGGTATTCTCGAACAAGGAAGAGACAAGGCACGTCAAGTGGCCAGAATTGTTCTTGACCGGGCGCGCAATCGAGTGGGGTTTTAG
- the rpmA gene encoding 50S ribosomal protein L27, with protein MAHKKAGGSSRNGRDTAGKRRGIKRFGGQTVKAGTILVRQVGSTFHAGKNVGTGRDFTLFALADGVVEFTRKQNDRKFINIIPAS; from the coding sequence ATGGCTCATAAAAAAGCAGGTGGAAGCAGTCGTAACGGACGCGACACCGCCGGCAAACGCCGTGGAATAAAACGTTTTGGAGGACAAACCGTGAAAGCGGGAACCATTCTTGTTCGACAGGTGGGATCTACGTTCCATGCTGGTAAAAATGTAGGAACCGGACGTGATTTTACCTTGTTTGCACTGGCAGACGGTGTGGTAGAATTCACCCGTAAACAAAATGACCGCAAATTCATCAACATCATTCCTGCCTCCTGA
- the rplU gene encoding 50S ribosomal protein L21, which yields MYAIIHAGGRQVQVEAGVTVEVDRIQAEPGSAYENNQVLLLNDSGAIKVGHPVLDGVSVKGTIVEHTQDDKIRIFKRRRRKRYRKHGGHRQQKTIVKVESIQA from the coding sequence ATGTACGCAATTATTCATGCAGGGGGACGTCAGGTTCAGGTTGAAGCCGGAGTAACTGTCGAAGTGGACAGAATTCAGGCCGAGCCGGGAAGTGCCTATGAAAACAACCAGGTTCTTCTGCTCAATGACAGCGGTGCCATTAAAGTCGGACACCCAGTGTTGGACGGCGTGTCTGTTAAAGGAACTATCGTAGAACACACACAGGACGACAAAATACGGATCTTTAAACGAAGACGCCGTAAAAGATATCGTAAACACGGTGGACATCGCCAGCAAAAAACAATCGTTAAAGTTGAATCTATTCAAGCATAA